The following nucleotide sequence is from Capra hircus breed San Clemente chromosome 4, ASM170441v1, whole genome shotgun sequence.
GAGAGGTGGGTTAGCACGGCGACACAGAGGCAGGTAACACTCCTTCTCCAATATGATGTGAGGAAAGGAAGTGGGTAAAATCCCCATGAAAACTCACAACTTGTATCCCCGCTTGTTTGGAAGTTTCGACACAGAGATTGAGATGGAAAGAAGTAAGGGATTGTTTCTCTGGTGCAGTATGAGCAGCCCCAACCAGGGGTAGGGGTGAGCAGGTGGAAGGATCGCTGGAGGCTTTTGAACCCATGTGGACGGAGGGCCTACAGATGCCAGGCGATATGATAGGCACGTTGCGGGGAAGGCTGAAGCCAGAATCCCTCGATGATCACCTCAAGGTGCTCAGCATTCCTCAGAAGGGTCAGGCAGCTACACAAACGCCTAGAGGTAAAGGTAGATCaggtggccacctgatgcgaagagccagctcatcggtaaagaccctgatgctgggaaagatcaaaggcaaaaggagaagagggtggcagaagatgagatggttgtttggtatcactgactcaacggacatgagcttgtaagcaagctctgggagttggtgatggacagggaagcctggtgtgctgcagtccatggggctgcaaacaattggacacaactgagtggttgaacaacaacaacaggtgaTGTGCTTGGAAGACAGGACGGCCTCCTGCAGAGGGCCTCCTGCAAGGGATGGCGTCTGAGCCAGACCTTGAATGGAGAAGCAATGTGTTTAACAGATAGAGGTGGAGGATGGGAGGAAAGGAATTTCAGGTTTCGAGAATGCCTAGAACAAAGGCAAAGAAGCCAGAAAGCATAGGGCAGGTTCTGTCAGAGTAAAGAGAATGGGACTCCTGGCTGATTAGACTGGAAATATAAACCAGTATTGCTGAGAACCTTGAGTGACTAGCTGAAGAGTTCGTCCTGAATCAGCTTTGATGGTGGGAAGGATTGGACATGGAGGGATTCTGGGGCAGGCACCCGAGCTTCAGGCAGCCTCCCAGCCAGGTGGTGTCCAGGTAAGAAGTATGGAGGGTCAGTATCTGCGAGGTTACAGCAAAaatgaggaggagagagtggagtCCAAGTCTTCGGTGGAAGGGGTCACTTGGGAGTGGGTGGACTTGGGGTACCAGAGAGGAAAGGAGTCTGAGAGGATGCTGAGGTTTGGAGTGAGAGTGACCAGAAGACTGGAGCGCTGGAAGTCAGCGAGGCAGACCCTGGCGGTGTGGGGGATGGGGTCTGGCATTTGGATGTGATGAATCTGAGAGGCTGGCAGGACATGTAGCTGATGTCCAAGTAGGTGGTGACGTCCAAGAAGCCGTGATAGTCAGATCCTCCAGGAAACAGACACCCAGTGGGGAGCTAGGTGTGCAAAAGGTTTACTGGGGTGTAACATCATGCAGTGAAAAGGGCAGGAGTGGGCAGGGGGAGAGAGGAGGTCTTGATGGAGCCCTGATGAGGTCTGTAGTAGCCCAGTAGGGAACTTGGGAGCAAAGACTGCCCACCACAGGAGTCCCGTTCTAGGTGGAAATGGCCCTCGAACCACCACCTTGCTTAGTCCTTGCTGGGCAGCTACCCCTAAAGAATGTGCCTTTGGCTTGAAAGATGAGGGGACCCCAAAGATGCTGACCACTGCAGGCTGTCAGCTAGTGAAgtgtgcaagtcgctcagtcgtgtttgactctttgcgaccccatggactggagcccaccaggctcctctgtccatgggattctccaggccagaatactggagtgggtggccattcccttctccaggggattttcccgacccaaggattaaacctgggtctcctgcattgccggcagattccttaccgtctaagccaccagggaagcccaggctgtCAGCCAACCACACTCCTTTCTGGAAGGAGGTCTTTGTGGCCCATCCTGGACAGGATGGTGGGTTTCCCatgggaaaaagaggagaaaagaagcaGGAAGCATCAAGTGGGATGACAAGGTGTGGTATTTAGGAAAACTGGGATTTAGGAAAGAATGAAGGATAAAATGCTGTCAAGTCAGAGGGGTGAGGGAGAAGCAGGATGCACTGCTTCACGGATAGAACTTCCAGAATCCAAGCAGAGAAGTCAAGGCAGGGCAAGAGAGGGGAGCCATATCCAGGGCTGAGCCCGGAGCGCGTGGGCTCATGGGAAGGGGCGTGGCTTTCCCCATCTCTTGCAGGTGACCAAGCTGTTGCTTGGGGCTATCAGCTGTGCTCTCCAGGAGCTGGGAGCTGGGTGGCTGCGCCGGGAGCGTGTGGGCTCATGGGAATGGGCGTGGCTTTCCCCATCTCTTGCAGGTGACCCAGCTGTTGCTCGGGGCGATCAGCTGCGCCCTCGGTGGGCTTCTCTACTTGGGACCCTGGATTTGGCTGCGTGCCTCGGGCTGTGCCTTGTGGGCAGGGTTTGTGGTGAGTAAGAAAGGGGTTATGAATCTGCGGCCATACGATCCTGAGGACTCCCGATTTCATCTGACCTTGGACGTTAAGCAGGGTCAGGCCTGgctagtacttggatgggagggAAGGGCTGTGATCTCCTTGGGAGGCAAGTGGTCATGGACAAGGAGAAAGACAGTTCCTTTGGATCTGGGTCAGGGATCGGGGGAGGAAACCACAGGCCCAGGGACCAAATGCCTTATGTTATGAGGACGCCggtgggatgagatggttggatggcatcaccgactcaatgggacaagagtttgggcaagctcaggagatggtgaaggacagggaagtctggtgtgctgctgtccatggggtcgcaaagagtcggacacctcttagtgactgaacaacagtgatgAGGAGGCTGCCTTAGCGGGTGGGCAAAACCCTTCCACCCTCCGTTTTCCTCTTAAAGGCGTGGCTGCGAAGAGTCGGGCAGTTGTAAATGGAGTCCTGTCTGTCTGCTAGGTTTTTTTGCATGGCTCTTGGATCCTGCTTCAAACTGGCTGTTCTGGGGCCTGTTGGAAGAAGTGTAATGGGAGACGGTCAACTGGAGGGCTTTTCTGGTGTCTTCTCTTCCTAGGCCATTGCAGCAGGCATTGGGGCTATTGTCCACGAGAAGCACCGGGGCAAACTCTCGGTGAGTCAGGCATCCTCTGCCCCACCTTGTCCTCTGCCCCCCTACGATGTCTGTTTTCCTgctctatttttctgtcttcactCCTTTGGTTTCAAATATCCTAAGATCTTTCCTGGAGGGGTAGGAAGGGTTTTTATCCCGGGCCAGGAAGCTGGGGAAGAGGAGGTTGGTTTGAGGCCGGGACCCCACggctctgccatccatggagGGGGACCGCCTCTTGAAACTCTCTCTTCTAGGGCTGCACATCAGGTCTGCTCACCCTGGCTGGCATCACCACAGCCGTGGCCGCTGTCGTCTTCTGTGTGAATAGCTTGCTCTGGGAAGATGATGGCTTCTATGACATCAGCTCCATGTGTGATTCCTTAGTCCCTGTCACCCCCACCTCTTGGTACCAGCGAAGAAGTTCCTATTCATCGTGGGAGGAGGAGAACTGCAGAAGATACATGCAAATGCTGGTGGTGAGAAAGGAGAGTCAGTCTCCCAAGAACACATCACAGCTGTAAATTGGGGGACTGgggcaccagagggcagacacggAGGCCCTCTGAGTGTGGACCTCACCTGACGTTGTTGGTTCAGGAGGTTttaacttaaattgaagacaccATTCAGATCTCTGGGCATGATCATTCCCTGAATCAAAGGGGATGAGGAGCAAAGAGGGGACAGGATATCATGAGCCACCCTTCTGTCTTTCCTGGTGTGTGACTGCTATCACTCATCCCCTGCCAGGTAACACACGGCCCCCAAATGCAGTGACTAAACACTGCAGTTGGTTAGTATGTCTCACATTCTGTGGGTTGACTAGGCTCACACAGGCAGTCCTCACTTGGGTTTTCTCAGGCAGTTGCAGTCATGGGTCAGTTGGGTGTGAAGTCATCCAGGAGTTTGATTGGCTGGACTGCCAAGATGGCGCACTCACATGTCAGGGGGCTCAGCTGGGGAGTACCAGCCAGGGAGGCTACAATGGCTTCTCTGTGTGGCTTGGGCAACCAGGTTACAATAGGCAGCATCCCACTGTGAGCATTTTAAGATGTAGGCAATGGAAGCTGCCAGGCCCTAGTGTCACTTCCATTGTGTGTTGTTGATCGAAGCATTCCCAGGCTTTGATTCCAGATTCCAGGGGCCTGAGCAATAGTCTCCACCTCTTCACAGGGTGTGGTAAGGTCACCCTGCAGACAAGCAAATGGGATGGAGACTGGCTGCCCTTGTGGTTGGGAAATGCAGTCTGCTTCTGGGTGAGAAGGAGTTAGTTGAACAGACTCTGATACCTCCTAGCAAGATGAGAGTAACAGAGGAATCACAGGAGCTGACTCCTAACTGTAactgttttttctcctttatcttcAGGATTTGTTCCTAGGAATCCGTGCTCTGCTCCTGGCTATCTGTGCTCTGCAGGTCATTGTGTCCTTGGCTTCCCTGGGCGTGGGTCTTCGAAGCTTCTGTGGCCAGAGCTCCCGGGCCCTGGTGAGCTGTTAgggagaaagatcccctggaggaggaaatggcagcccactccagtattcttgtctggagaatcccaaagacagaggagcctggtgggctccggtccactgggtcacagagagtcagacacgactgaagcgactgagcacacatatcacgcagggaaagggcgGGTCTGGCCGGCGCAGCTCTAGGGAAGGACAGCGGGGCAGGAACATGGCTGAGCCGAAGTCATGCTCCCCTCACTCAGCCTTTCCCTGTGCTGGGCTCTGCCCTTCGCTGTCTGGGGAAGGTGACCCCATCACTTTGTCCTGGGTTAACATCTGCCTCCCCCGTTTCTTTGTTGTCAGTTCCgcactttctctcttttctggccTAGATCTTGTCTAGCTCCCCTTCTTCCATCagcttttccttccctccttctttcctttgcctgATTGCCAAATGGAGCTGACTCTGTCCCATCCTTTGCCTCCCAAGGattgattttcttcctgtttttcttttttcagcagGATGAAGAAGGGTCAGAGAGGAATCTGCTGGGGGAGAATTCAGTGCCCCCCTCCCCTTCCAAGGAGAAGACCACGGCTGTCATTGTACTGTGAGCGGCCAGAGACCCTTGCCTGGACCCTGCATGGCCCTCCCAAGTCGCCCAGGGCCCCTCACCACCCTGTCCCACAGACTTGCTTCCTGAGCTCACTTTtcttctccccaccctcacccactGTGGCCACTCCAGGGTCTTCCATTCAGCAAACAGGTATTGTCACGTTTCCCCTAGTGCTGATTAAACAGAAGTAACCCCAAAGACTGATTTTGTGTGGAAAAGATGTAGTCTTTGTTTGTTAATATACCCGGTGCATCGATACTCATGAAATTGAATGAGAATTACGCatgagatccaaccaatccatcttaaaggaaatcagtcctgaatattcattggaaggactgatgctgaagctaaaaatccagtactttggccacttgatgaatagaactgactcatttgaaaagaccctgatgctgggaaagatggaaggcgggaggagaaggggatgacagaggatgagatggctggatggcatcaccgactcaatggccatgagtttgagtgagctccaagagttggtgatggacagggaggcctggtgtgatgcagtccatagggtcgcaaagagtcagacaagactgagtgactgaactgactgactgatgtatCATATGGAAACCGGGTCCGAATAAGACTAAATTTTCGTTTTGCTCTATATCCCAAGTGCAAAAACTCCTTTTGACAATTTCCTTCTGTTCAATGTAAAGTGAAAATAGCTATCATAAGCTTAGGCTCTTTTTACTTATTGTCTTTAAGCATCTATAACGGATCTGTGGGCTCTATGGAGCCATGTGAGACATGGACTGAGATCattgcttccctccctccctttcctcctgcccttcctcttcctccccctccatctttttactttctttccttcctcccttcctcccttccttcttttctttttctctgtctcctccatCTCTTTCTTACTCTCTTCTTTTTTGCAGTAATTGCTGTTGGTTCtctcactacacacacacaccacacacacgtaCACCTGTTATTCACCTCTCATGgtaaatgatatgaccaataagtgccggggtccagccccagtggatccagggtaattcgaaagGGAGACGGAgtaggcgtcctaggaaaaaacatttaattacagatatatagagaggttagaaacggatagtgtagttgGAAAATTAGTGGAGCAAAGGAGGCTGagtaacttggtttatgtggaataccaatcaccacctacgtaggccacaggcgtctttccgttctcccgaaggagaggaggcactgaggcctccccggtctgatcttagaagcccaggcaaaattagcaggcttggtgagtacccacataccagatgggaattcagccagaagggaagaaaacgacatgggggaatcagtctttccagaaactgatccgatttctttatttttcagttttgcttagatactttttgttatacatagggatgaatacagagtcatgtggaggtcagcagacctgaccgttgtcacaatcaggtgcttcatataaaattatacaaagatcttatgggttttacatcatcttctggccatgaggcctgctgacattttatgatcctttctttctgataaccaaaaaccttatattttccaag
It contains:
- the TMEM176B gene encoding transmembrane protein 176B isoform X2 encodes the protein MAQNTLTVNGVDVGSTLSQPTHIDIHIHQESALAQLLKAGSSLVERLSHRPAKARIGYGQLALGVTQLLLGAISCALGGLLYLGPWIWLRASGCALWAGFVAIAAGIGAIVHEKHRGKLSGCTSGLLTLAGITTAVAAVVFCVNSLLWEDDGFYDISSMCDSLVPVTPTSWYQRRSSYSSWEEENCRRYMQMLVDLFLGIRALLLAICALQVIVSLASLGVGLRSFCGQSSRALDEEGSERNLLGENSVPPSPSKEKTTAVIVL
- the TMEM176B gene encoding transmembrane protein 176B isoform X1, which codes for MAQNTLTVNGVDVGSTLSQPTHIDIHIHQESALAQLLKAGSSLVERLSHRPAKARIGYGQLALGVTQLLLGAISCALGGLLYLGPWIWLRASGCALWAGFVAIAAGIGAIVHEKHRGKLSGCTSGLLTLAGITTAVAAVVFCVNSLLWEDDGFYDISSMCDSLVPVTPTSWYQRRSSYSSWEEENCRRYMQMLVDLFLGIRALLLAICALQVIVSLASLGVGLRSFCGQSSRALQDEEGSERNLLGENSVPPSPSKEKTTAVIVL